A DNA window from Rhipicephalus sanguineus isolate Rsan-2018 chromosome 8, BIME_Rsan_1.4, whole genome shotgun sequence contains the following coding sequences:
- the LOC119403073 gene encoding putative gustatory receptor 93b, with amino-acid sequence MSSQPSPTLTHSNGSKTFFESFHVVNAYYRFLGYSFLSRERRPDDDPGLENVVCKRRSQYAVYAVASWVVLIAVFAYDSYEVLKMFNDSESIEKAVTLAYSTRTLIIQVFNFCATIERAPRLACLANSFGDLERRLPVLASLKTPAFLIVGLNVALAVLLFVSIVPLLFLFADYTQDMLAWNEFYGVVCLFHGQAACMITYTWIMFYSKTLASYIQAINDQLRDMQASLEEEDEIAPKVLGVDELHRLFYEIMEVFWKFQSAFGLSLFIVVPLNLLVAAPWTYFVIKQLHRPEVSLINALGCVALCAQMVIVSLCAVLPNKQARETWIELTKMLVSVEHSRDARKRIQEFRHTCIHQEFRFSALGFFKVGPPLVVSITSAIIAYTVILYQSDTTIWSADTTTSNFTL; translated from the exons ATGTCCTCTCAGCCAAGTCCAACCCTCACGCATTCCAACGGCTCGAAAACATTCTTCGAGTCGTTTCACGTCGTCAACGCTTACTACAGGTTCCTCGGCTACAGTTTTCTAAGCAGAGAAAGACGCCCAGACGACGACCCAGGTCTCGAGAACGTCGTCTGCAAGCGTCGGAGTCAGTACGCCGTCTACGCCGTCGCCAGCTGGGTCGTGCTGATCGCAGTCTTCGCCTACGACTCTTACGAAGTCCTCAAGATGTTCAACGATTCCGAGTCCATCGAAAAGGCGGTCACGCTGGCTTACTCGACGCGGACGCTCATCATACAGGTCTTCAACTTCTGCGCCACGATCGAGAGGGCTCCGAGGCTAGCCTGTCTGGCCAACAGCTTCGGCGACCTGGAACGTCGACTTCCGGTCCTGGCATCGCTCAAGACGCCCGCGTTTCTGATAGTCGGCCTCAACGTGGCGCTAGCCGTCCTCTTGTTCGTCTCCATAGTGCCGCTTCTCTTTCTGTTCGCGGACTACACCCAGGACATGCTGGCCTGGAACGAATTCTACGGCGTTGTATGCCTTTTCCACGGACAGGCGGCCTGCATGATAACCTATACCTGGATCATGTTCTACAGCAAGACGCTCGCGTCTTACATACAGGCCATAAACGATCAGCTACGGGATATGCAGGCTTCGcttgaagaagaggacgagatAGCCCCGAAAGTTCTGGGAGTTGATGAGCTTCATCGCCTGTTCTACGAGATCATGGAAGTATTCTGGAAGTTCCAGAGCGCGTTCGGTTTGTCCCTGTTCATCGTGGTTCCCCTGAACCTGCTCGTTGCGGCTCCGTGGACCTACTTCGTCATCAAACAGCTCCATCGACCCGAGGTCAGTCTCATCAACGCTCTCGGATGCGTCGCCCTTTGCGCCCAGATGGTGATTGTATCACTCTGCGCTGTCCTGCCAAACAAACAG GCGAGGGAGACCTGGATTGAGCTAACAAAGATGCTTGTTTCCGTTGAACACAGTCGGGATGCCAGAAAACGA ATTCAGGAGTTCCGCCACACTTGCATTCACCAGGAATTCAGATTCTCGGCACTTGGCTTCTTCAAAGTCGGCCCGCCTTTAGTGGTGTCG ATAACAAGCGCTATCATCGCTTACACTGTAATTCTCTATCAGTCGGACACAACGATATGGAGTGCGGATACCACCACCAGCAACTTCACGTTGTAA